TAGGCGGCGAGTGGATTTTCACCATGCACGGGCCCGATGGAACCTACTATCCCAATCGGGTCGTTTATACAGAAATCAAACATCCGGAGCTGCTCAAGTACGATCACTTTGCTGGATATAAGAAAGATGGGAAACCTCCTCATTTCAAACAAACCATCACGTTTGAGGAAGTGAATGGCAAAACCAAAGTGGAGATGAACTTGCTCTTCCCAACACCCAAAAAACGACATGAAGCCGCTGAGTTTGGCGCTATTGAAGGCGGACATCAAACGCTGTCACGACTTGCTGAATTCCTGGAGAAAAACAATTCCACCGATAACCATTAACCAACACTGCCATGCCAACCATCAACCCATACCTCAACTTCCAGGGTAATACCGAGGAAGTTTTTAAGTTCTACCAATCCATATTTGGCGGAGAGTTCATCGGGGGAATTTCCCGGTTTAAAAATACACCTGAAGGTGATGGTCTGCCTGAACATGAACAAGACAAAGTGATGCATATTGGTCTGCCCTTTGGAGAAAACAACATGATTATGGCCACCGATGCGCTTGAATCCATGAATCAAAAAGTTCAACCGGGCAATAATGTGTACCTCTGTATTTCAGCAGATAGCAGACAACAGGCCGATGATTTCTTCAACGGACTTTCTGACAAGGGAGAGATCGAAATGGAGATGCAGGATATGTATTGGGGTGATTACTTCGGGATGTTGACTGATAAATTTGGTGTAAAGTGGATGGTGAGTTTTGACCAAAGATAACCACCGGCTTTCAGTTGGAATACGCGCTATACAAATAAATTAACACAGCAAGTAAAACCAAGGAATACTCCACTCCTCCGCTGCCGTGGCCTACGGAAAACCTTCCATTCGGCAGATGCATCAGGAATATGCCAATGGTGACAACTATGGCGTTAATAATGACACAGTATTTCACCTTATATCCAATTGTGATTAAAGTTCCGAAGATTATTTCACCAAAGGTTACCACCCATGCAAGGAAAATACCAATTACTAACCCTTTGGAATTCAGAAATCCCCGAATCTGGAAACAGAGTCATAATATAATCGGGTGGTGCCATGACTGACAAAATGAAATCCGTCAAAATTCGGAGTAATTGTGATGAATACTTTAGAGGTATGGAGGGAAGTTTCATTTCTATCTACTTTACTTTTGATTAATCAAATATCGGCTTTGAATTAGCAGATAGAAATGGATTCTATTAAATTTATTGGTGTATGAGCAAAATTTCGGTTTATATCGCAACCAGCCTGGACGGCTTCATCGCCCGTGAAAACGGGGATATTGATTGGCTGCATAACAGCGGTCATGGTGAAGCAGAAAAAGAAGAAGATTTCGGCTACGAAACATTTATGAGCACAGTTGACGCTTTGGTAATGGGCCGAAATACCTACGAAAAAGTTCTCTCATTTGGAGGAGAATGGTCCTACGGGGAAAAACCGGTTTTTGTACTTACCACAAAAGGGATCGAAATTCCTGACAGGATCAGCAAAACCGTCTCTTCCCTCTCCGGTTCACCCCAGGAAATTGCACGTAAACTGAAGGAGTTTGGGCATAGTCACCTCTACCTGGATGGCGGACTAACGATTCAGAAATTCCTGGTAGCCGGGCTTGTGGATGAACTTACCATCACAAAAATTCCCATTTTGATTGGCAGTGGAATTCCGCTTTTTGGCCCGCTATCGGAAGACATCCGTCTAAAGCACCTGGAAACAAGCTCCTGGAATAATGGCTTTGTACAAAGTACATATAAAGTTCTATAATGAAGTATCAGACCCCTATTTTTGAATAAAATCATAATAAAAAGACAGGTTTATGCTTTTCGTCAATAAGAAAATCACGATTCCGGTTTCTCCCCCTAAAGCTTTTGAAATATTTGCTCATTCCCTGAATGAATGGTGGCCTAAAGAGTACACATGGTCGGGCGAAAAACTTAAAGAAATCAGTATTGAACCCCGGAAAAACGGACTTTGTACTGAAATTGGACCACATCACTTCCGATGTGACTGGGGCCGTGTTACCGAAATAAATGAACCTGAACGTATTGTTTTTAAGTGGCAAATCAGCCCGCAGCGGATCCCTGAACCTGATCCCTCCAAAGCCAGTGAAGTTGAGGTAACTTTTAATCGCACAGAAGATTCAAAAACACGGCTAACATTACAGCACCGGGATTTTGAAAATCACGGAGAGGGTGCCAGGGAATACCGGAAAGCCATGGATTCTGAAATGGGCTGGGAATATCTTCTGGAGAAGTTTAAAACGGCCTGCCGGGATTGAAAACTAAAATCACCTGGTG
The window above is part of the Rhodohalobacter sp. SW132 genome. Proteins encoded here:
- a CDS encoding dihydrofolate reductase family protein, whose product is MSKISVYIATSLDGFIARENGDIDWLHNSGHGEAEKEEDFGYETFMSTVDALVMGRNTYEKVLSFGGEWSYGEKPVFVLTTKGIEIPDRISKTVSSLSGSPQEIARKLKEFGHSHLYLDGGLTIQKFLVAGLVDELTITKIPILIGSGIPLFGPLSEDIRLKHLETSSWNNGFVQSTYKVL
- a CDS encoding SRPBCC family protein, with product MKDRTIHITREFDTPHELVFDAFTAPEKISQWWGPNGFTTTTKSMEFNVGGEWIFTMHGPDGTYYPNRVVYTEIKHPELLKYDHFAGYKKDGKPPHFKQTITFEEVNGKTKVEMNLLFPTPKKRHEAAEFGAIEGGHQTLSRLAEFLEKNNSTDNH
- a CDS encoding VOC family protein translates to MPTINPYLNFQGNTEEVFKFYQSIFGGEFIGGISRFKNTPEGDGLPEHEQDKVMHIGLPFGENNMIMATDALESMNQKVQPGNNVYLCISADSRQQADDFFNGLSDKGEIEMEMQDMYWGDYFGMLTDKFGVKWMVSFDQR
- a CDS encoding DoxX family protein codes for the protein MRGFLNSKGLVIGIFLAWVVTFGEIIFGTLITIGYKVKYCVIINAIVVTIGIFLMHLPNGRFSVGHGSGGVEYSLVLLAVLIYLYSAYSN
- a CDS encoding SRPBCC family protein, which translates into the protein MLFVNKKITIPVSPPKAFEIFAHSLNEWWPKEYTWSGEKLKEISIEPRKNGLCTEIGPHHFRCDWGRVTEINEPERIVFKWQISPQRIPEPDPSKASEVEVTFNRTEDSKTRLTLQHRDFENHGEGAREYRKAMDSEMGWEYLLEKFKTACRD